Proteins encoded within one genomic window of Flavobacterium oreochromis:
- a CDS encoding MbnP family protein — protein MWEWGAGYRFVKIEGYYGDENKELSIHTGSTQKKRF, from the coding sequence ATGTGGGAATGGGGAGCAGGTTATCGCTTTGTGAAAATCGAAGGATATTATGGTGATGAAAATAAAGAACTCTCAATCCATACAGGAAGTACACAAAAAAAAAGATTCTAA